The Chloroflexus aggregans DSM 9485 genome segment TCGATCTGAAAGATCCGTATACTCGTGGCCATAGCCAGCGGGTGAGCGATTTTTCGGTGGCGATTGCCCAAGAGTTGGGTCTGCCACGCGATCAGATTTATCAATTGCGGGTGGCGAGTAAACTTCACGATGTCGGTAAGATTCGGGTGCCCGATCATATTCTCAAAAAACCGGGTCGTCTCGAAGAAGCAGAATTTGCCGAGATGCGCCGGCATCCGATGTATGGAATGGAGTTTCTGCGTGATAATGGCCTACTCGAACTAGAACTGCTGCGCAATTCTTGGTCGGCACTCGCCCATCACCACGAGCGTCTCGATGGGCGCGGGTATCCACAGGGGTTGAGCGGTGAAGCGATCGGGTTGTTTGGCCGGATCGTGGCCGTCGCCGATGTGTTTGATGCGCTGACCAGCAATCGCCCGTACCGCCCACCGATGGCGGTTGATGAGGTTTTGGCGCTGTTGCGCCGTGGGGCCGGGAGTGAGTTTGATCCTGCATGCGTGGAGGCGCTGATCCGGGCTCGTGAAAAAGGGCTTATTTTGACCCAGGATGAACGCGATCGAGCCTTGGCATCGGCAAAGGAGCATTACCATGAACGTGCTGTTAATCGATAACTACGATTCGTTTACCTATAATCTCTATCAGTATCTGTGTGAATTAGGTGCGACAGTTGATGTCGTTCGGAATGATCAAATCACAGTTGCCGAAGTGGCGGCGCGTCAGCCTGACCGGATCGTGATTAGTCCCGGACCATGTACGCCTGCCGAGGCGGGGATCAGTGTTGATGTGATCCGCGAATTGGGTAGCTCCATTCCGATCTTGGGCGTATGTCTGGGCCATCAAGCGATTGGCGCTGCGTATGGTGGTGCAGTCGTGCGCGCGCCACTCGTGATGCACGGGAAGCTGTCGCCCATTTATCATAATGGGCAAGGCGTCTTTGCCGGCTTGCCGTCGCCGTTTATGGCGACCCGCTATCACTCACTGATTGTACGTCGGGAGGATCTTCCCGCTGAACTGGAAATCACGGCCTGGACGGAGGATGGGCTGATTATGGGTATGCGCCATCGTTCGTTTCCGGTTGAAGGTGTGCAGTTCCATCCTGAATCGATTATGACCGAGGGTGGTAAACAGATGCTGGCCAATTTCTTGGCCGGTGTGCCGGTGAGTGCAGGGAGTGGGGAGTAGGGAACAGGGAGGATCAGGACACGGATTCACACGGATCTAACGGATTTGCACGGTGTGCGCGATCCGTGGTCATCTGGCAAACTCGTGTTTATCCGTGTGCTAATATCAGGACACGGGTTCAGACGGATCTAACGGATTTGCACGGTGTGCGCGATCCGTGGTCATCTGGCAAACTCGTGTTTATCCGTGTGCTAATATCAGGACACGGGTTCAGACGGATCTAACGGATTTGCACGGTGTGCGCGATCCGTGGTCATCTGGCAAACTCGTGTTTATCCGTGTGCTAATATCAGGACACGGGTTCAGACGGATCTAACGGATTTGCACGGTGTGCGCGATCCGTGGTCACCTGGCAAACTCGTGTTTATCCGTGTGCTAATATCAGGACACGGGTTCAGACGGATCTAACGGATTTGCACGGTGTGCGCGATCCGTGGTCATCTGGCAAACTCGTGTTTATCCGCGTGCTAATATCAGGACACGGGTTCAGACGGATCTAACGGATTTGCACGGTGTGCGCGATCCGTGGTCATCTGGCAAACTCGTGTTTATCCGCGTGCTAATATCAGGACACGGGTTCAGACGGATCTAACGGATTTGCACGGTGTGCGCGATCCGTGGTCATCTGGCAAACTCGTGTTTATCCGTGTGCTAATATCAGGACACGGGTTCAGACGGATCTAACGGATTTGCACGGTGTGCGCGATCCGTGGTCATCTGGCAAACTCGTGTTTATCCGTGTGCTAATATCAGGACACGGGTTCAGACGGATCTAACGGATTTGCACGGTGTGCGCGATCCGTGGTCATCTGGCAAACTCGTGTTTATCCGTGTGCTAATATCAGGACACGGGTTCAGACGGATCTAACGGATTTGCACGGTGTGCGCGATCCGTGGTCATCTGGCAAACTCGTGTTTATCCGTGTGCTAATATCAGGACACGGGTTCAGACGGATCTAACGGATTTGCACGGTGTGCGCGATCCGTGGTCATCTGGCAAACTCGTGTTTATCCGTGTGCTAATCCTTTTAGGCAGGTTACGCCATCGGCGGATGGGCAGGTGGCGCAATGCGATCAAGCTCAGCGTACCCGGCCAACGCCTCGGCCCGCGATAGGCCGGCGGCGGCGAGCTCGGCATCGCTGCGGGCTAGCAGCCGTTGGTAGAATGCTCGTGCCGTTGCCAACCAGTACAGCGGCTCACGCGCCAACAATTCATGCACAAGGTCTTCGCTGTGCGCGAGATCACCTTGCCGCTCGCACAAAATGAGGAGTGCGGCCAGCGTGGGAGCGGGCACGACGTAATCGCGCAGCAATCCCAATAGGTCGGTATAGGTTGGAGCGTATTCCGGCAATGGCTCCGGCGCGGCCAGCGCGCATTCTATCACCACTTGCAACGCCAGCAAGGCACGCGCTGCGGCGGCATCACTCTCCCCATCATCGCTGAGCAGGCGTGCTTCGATAGTGAGCAGCGCAGCGAGGTATGCACCCTCGCTCCACCAATCCTCACTCTGGTTGTGAAACCGCAGCAACGCCAGCAATTGCCGATCGCTTAACGAGGCTACGTGATCGCTCCCAATACCTAATCGATCACGGTAGGCGTTGTCAATTGCAATCCGCACGAGCGGCGAT includes the following:
- a CDS encoding DUF6483 family protein produces the protein MYRDDYILRMIAQFGAIIRYILGLYRNGKSPLVRIAIDNAYRDRLGIGSDHVASLSDRQLLALLRFHNQSEDWWSEGAYLAALLTIEARLLSDDGESDAAAARALLALQVVIECALAAPEPLPEYAPTYTDLLGLLRDYVVPAPTLAALLILCERQGDLAHSEDLVHELLAREPLYWLATARAFYQRLLARSDAELAAAGLSRAEALAGYAELDRIAPPAHPPMA
- a CDS encoding anthranilate synthase component II, producing MNVLLIDNYDSFTYNLYQYLCELGATVDVVRNDQITVAEVAARQPDRIVISPGPCTPAEAGISVDVIRELGSSIPILGVCLGHQAIGAAYGGAVVRAPLVMHGKLSPIYHNGQGVFAGLPSPFMATRYHSLIVRREDLPAELEITAWTEDGLIMGMRHRSFPVEGVQFHPESIMTEGGKQMLANFLAGVPVSAGSGE